The Desulfobulbaceae bacterium genome includes a window with the following:
- a CDS encoding ABC transporter ATP-binding protein: protein MKIEFKKVSKKYLLSHHQTLTVFDNLDLVIEDGSFVVIVGESGCGKSTLLHLISGLTSPTDGSILADSQLIESTAPTRTILFQHPSLLPWLTVEENIGFGCKLRGDTYKIAKRTRELVDLIGLNGFEKIHPPKLSIGMAQRVCLARAFISDPRVLLLDEPFASLDLTNRSRLQAKLIEIWQQQKFTAVLVTHDLDEAVSLGQKVFFLGGHPATITSTIDINLPYPRDAKSSSFFEAKRQVLEAFQNTITSVNQTRTSNDDG from the coding sequence TTGAAAATAGAGTTCAAAAAAGTTTCAAAAAAGTATTTATTGTCGCATCATCAGACCTTAACGGTCTTCGACAACTTAGATCTTGTCATTGAAGACGGGAGTTTTGTTGTCATTGTTGGTGAGTCCGGCTGTGGAAAATCGACCTTACTTCATCTTATTTCAGGGCTCACCAGTCCCACGGATGGTTCCATTCTGGCAGATTCACAACTAATAGAATCAACCGCCCCCACTCGAACCATCTTATTTCAACATCCAAGTCTGCTCCCCTGGTTAACAGTTGAAGAAAACATTGGTTTTGGCTGTAAGCTTCGCGGGGACACCTACAAAATTGCAAAGCGGACCAGGGAGCTGGTTGATCTGATTGGCCTTAACGGGTTTGAAAAAATTCACCCGCCAAAGCTTTCCATTGGTATGGCTCAACGTGTCTGCCTGGCAAGGGCTTTTATCAGCGACCCACGGGTTCTGCTTCTTGACGAGCCCTTTGCCTCCTTAGATTTAACCAATAGATCACGACTTCAAGCAAAACTTATTGAGATCTGGCAACAGCAAAAGTTCACGGCCGTGCTTGTGACCCATGACCTTGACGAGGCAGTAAGTTTAGGTCAAAAAGTTTTTTTTCTAGGAGGTCACCCTGCAACCATTACCTCCACTATCGACATTAATTTACCCTATCCAAGGGACGCCAAAAGCAGCAGTTTTTTTGAGGCCAAACGACAAGTACTTGAAGCATTTCAAAATACAATCACTTCTGTAAATCAAACACGGACTTCAAACGATGACGGTTAA
- a CDS encoding CAAX prenyl protease-related protein has protein sequence MIPFIVPFALYLLGTQLLSYFPDQYPLLYPVCVVLVGAATLFLLRGKDIVKIHGNIASGVIVGVVGVVAWILICRLDLEQLIFDLLPDFLQPEQRPSFNPFQSINSTVGQWGFIAMRMTGLAVLVPLVEEIFWRGFLLRWVISPDWQDQEIGVFTFKSFAWITVLFALAHPEWIAAAVYCILLNLLLYWRRDLWNCIVAHATSNALLGVYVLYTKTWELW, from the coding sequence ATGATCCCTTTTATCGTTCCTTTTGCCTTATATCTCCTTGGCACGCAGTTACTGAGTTATTTCCCTGATCAATATCCATTATTATACCCCGTCTGTGTCGTCTTGGTAGGTGCAGCAACCCTGTTTCTGCTTCGAGGTAAGGATATTGTTAAAATTCACGGCAATATAGCGTCTGGAGTCATTGTTGGTGTTGTTGGAGTTGTTGCATGGATTTTGATCTGTCGGTTAGACCTTGAGCAACTAATTTTTGATCTCCTTCCCGATTTTCTTCAACCTGAACAACGACCATCATTTAATCCGTTTCAGTCAATTAACAGTACGGTAGGGCAGTGGGGATTTATTGCTATGCGGATGACCGGCCTTGCTGTGCTGGTGCCCCTGGTTGAAGAGATCTTCTGGCGAGGATTCCTTTTGCGGTGGGTGATTTCCCCGGACTGGCAGGATCAGGAAATCGGGGTTTTTACGTTTAAATCATTTGCCTGGATAACGGTTCTCTTTGCTCTAGCGCACCCCGAATGGATTGCCGCAGCAGTTTATTGTATTCTTTTAAATCTGCTCCTTTATTGGCGTCGTGATCTTTGGAACTGTATCGTTGCGCACGCAACAAGCAATGCCCTGCTTGGGGTATACGTATTGTATACTAAAACCTGGGAGTTGTGGTAA
- a CDS encoding 8-amino-7-oxononanoate synthase: MQSVKKTNSAFITDRLQQRRQSDSLRVLKDVTVVNTVQIVYQGQPCINFSSNDYLGLSQHPAIKQGSIDFVKRYGAGSTASRLVCGNRDFFGAIETQLAELKNTEESLIFSSGYQLNVTLLPALADKDTVILADRLCHNSLIQGALLSRASLFRFRHNELSHLSDLLKKYTARGKRIIIVTESVFSMDGDCCDIDAIISLAKLYDALLIVDEAHATGVLGPNGMGLACGKDVDVIMGTFGKGCGVFGAYVACSARMKEYLINFCNGFVYTTALPPAVLGGIKAALDIVPDLDAERAHLMTLSSSLRAGLKKIGVSTGESTTQIIPAIIGKDTEALEAEQWLFSQGYFAICIRHPTVEKGQARIRLALSSFHTTTQIDGLL; the protein is encoded by the coding sequence ATGCAGTCAGTAAAAAAAACAAACTCGGCATTCATCACTGATAGATTGCAGCAACGTCGCCAGAGCGATTCTTTGCGGGTTTTAAAAGATGTCACGGTGGTTAATACTGTCCAGATCGTCTACCAGGGACAGCCCTGTATTAACTTTAGTTCCAATGATTATCTCGGTCTTTCTCAGCATCCGGCTATTAAGCAGGGCAGTATTGATTTTGTGAAGAGGTATGGCGCCGGTTCGACTGCCTCAAGACTTGTGTGCGGTAATAGAGATTTTTTCGGTGCGATTGAAACGCAGTTGGCAGAACTCAAAAACACGGAAGAGTCGTTAATCTTTTCATCCGGCTATCAGCTAAACGTTACCCTCCTGCCTGCACTTGCTGATAAAGATACTGTGATTCTGGCAGACCGTTTATGCCACAACAGCCTGATTCAAGGGGCTTTGTTGAGCCGAGCTTCGCTTTTTCGTTTCAGGCATAATGAGTTGTCTCATCTCAGTGATCTTTTGAAAAAATATACTGCCCGCGGAAAACGTATTATTATAGTTACCGAATCTGTGTTCAGTATGGATGGCGACTGTTGTGACATTGATGCAATTATTTCACTTGCCAAATTGTATGATGCGCTGCTCATCGTTGATGAAGCACATGCCACAGGCGTTCTTGGTCCCAATGGTATGGGTCTGGCCTGCGGCAAAGATGTTGATGTGATTATGGGGACCTTTGGTAAAGGGTGTGGGGTTTTTGGCGCCTATGTTGCCTGCTCAGCCAGAATGAAGGAGTACCTGATTAATTTTTGTAACGGCTTTGTCTATACTACTGCTTTGCCGCCAGCTGTTTTAGGAGGTATTAAGGCGGCTCTTGATATTGTGCCAGACCTTGACGCTGAACGAGCCCATCTGATGACACTATCCTCATCTCTAAGGGCTGGGTTGAAAAAGATCGGGGTCTCCACCGGAGAATCAACGACTCAGATCATTCCTGCCATTATCGGTAAAGACACCGAGGCCTTAGAGGCTGAACAATGGCTCTTTAGCCAAGGATATTTCGCAATCTGTATTCGTCATCCTACTGTAGAAAAAGGACAGGCACGCATTCGTCTGGCTTTATCATCATTCCATACAACGACGCAAATTGACGGCCTATTA
- a CDS encoding ABC transporter substrate-binding protein — MTVKKLTRRSLIKAGAIAAGISAVPTFYSPVAARTRRTLRIGYLPITDASPLLIAHANGFFKDEGITTELPIRLRSWSTLAESFITGKFDVTHLLLPIPIWMRFKNKAPVKVLAWDHTNGSALTVRADSGINSFSDLGGKQLAVPYWYSMHNIILQMGIKNAGLTPVIQPQKRFLPLHQVNLFILPPPDMPAALAGKKIDGFIVAEPFNALAEMRIQAKIMRFTGDIWKNHPCCVVVMTEKIINEDPIFTQKIINSIVRAQLWIKNNPLNTAQILSKSGGKYLPIAEDVLKRVFTKYDLATYGSPMQPTAIKNSQWNSSRISFQPYPYPSATRFITQEMSNTLMEGDHSFLKTLQPGFAEKDLVDRSFVKNAIALVGGPSMFGDIDLENPWTREEIISL; from the coding sequence ATGACGGTTAAAAAGCTGACCCGCAGATCACTCATTAAAGCAGGTGCCATTGCGGCTGGAATCAGCGCAGTGCCAACGTTTTATAGTCCGGTCGCGGCCCGCACACGCAGAACGTTGCGTATCGGTTATCTGCCCATTACCGATGCCTCACCGCTGTTAATTGCCCATGCCAATGGTTTTTTTAAAGATGAAGGTATTACGACAGAGTTACCAATTCGACTACGGAGCTGGTCGACCCTGGCAGAGTCATTTATCACCGGCAAATTTGACGTTACCCATCTTTTGCTCCCCATACCGATCTGGATGCGCTTCAAGAACAAAGCCCCTGTTAAAGTGCTGGCCTGGGACCACACTAACGGCAGCGCTTTAACCGTTAGGGCCGATTCGGGCATTAACAGCTTTTCTGATCTTGGCGGCAAACAGCTGGCCGTACCCTACTGGTACTCAATGCACAACATCATTTTACAGATGGGCATAAAGAATGCGGGGCTTACCCCTGTTATTCAGCCACAAAAACGTTTTCTTCCTCTCCACCAGGTTAATCTGTTTATACTTCCGCCGCCAGATATGCCCGCTGCTTTGGCTGGCAAAAAAATTGACGGATTTATTGTTGCTGAACCGTTTAACGCCTTGGCCGAGATGCGTATTCAGGCCAAAATCATGCGTTTTACCGGGGATATCTGGAAGAATCATCCCTGTTGCGTGGTGGTAATGACAGAGAAAATCATTAACGAAGACCCCATCTTTACTCAAAAAATTATTAATTCAATCGTCAGAGCCCAGTTGTGGATCAAAAACAACCCCCTTAATACCGCCCAAATCTTATCAAAATCAGGAGGCAAGTATCTGCCAATAGCAGAAGATGTTTTAAAGAGGGTGTTTACTAAATACGACCTTGCCACCTACGGAAGCCCCATGCAGCCAACTGCAATTAAAAATTCGCAATGGAATTCCAGCCGAATAAGCTTTCAACCTTACCCGTATCCCTCAGCAACTCGATTTATAACTCAAGAGATGAGCAATACCTTAATGGAGGGTGATCATTCCTTCCTAAAAACGCTACAACCTGGTTTTGCGGAGAAAGATCTTGTTGATAGAAGCTTTGTAAAAAACGCAATCGCTCTGGTTGGCGGGCCATCAATGTTTGGTGATATTGATCTGGAAAATCCATGGACCCGGGAAGAGATTATCTCTCTGTGA
- a CDS encoding ABC transporter permease: MKLIKKYFKKHRPEHLTAKGFKEPFHQSCYAAAGIAVFIFIWIVCGTFIFSRPDFEQFSGFLPGPTIKALLTLFVDNEFWSSVIASVRRVTLGVGTALFLGLPLGLFIGYSKRAQVMTYTPIQFIRMISPLSWMPIALLIFDTFEQTIYFLITMATIWPIMLNTALGVKRVNPQWIMMARNQGANHRQLLYLIILPASIPYILTSLRLAIGVAWIVLVPVEFLGISSGLGYIINDARDTMEYDRLMAIVLAIGVIGFILDGTIQLIQKLFHWTWVN, from the coding sequence ATGAAACTAATCAAGAAGTATTTCAAAAAACACAGACCGGAACATCTCACAGCCAAAGGCTTCAAAGAACCCTTCCACCAGTCTTGTTATGCGGCTGCGGGCATTGCTGTTTTTATATTTATATGGATTGTTTGCGGTACTTTTATCTTCAGTCGCCCTGATTTTGAACAATTTTCAGGATTCCTACCAGGACCAACCATCAAAGCTCTCCTTACACTGTTTGTGGACAATGAGTTTTGGTCCTCTGTCATTGCCAGCGTACGGAGGGTTACACTGGGAGTTGGCACCGCGTTATTTCTGGGTTTACCGCTGGGACTCTTTATCGGTTACTCAAAACGCGCTCAGGTAATGACCTACACACCGATTCAGTTCATTCGAATGATTAGCCCGCTTTCCTGGATGCCGATTGCCCTGCTTATTTTCGATACATTTGAACAAACAATCTACTTTCTCATTACCATGGCAACAATTTGGCCAATCATGCTTAACACAGCACTTGGTGTTAAGCGGGTTAACCCACAATGGATTATGATGGCCAGAAATCAAGGCGCCAACCACAGGCAGCTTCTCTATCTGATTATTTTGCCAGCCTCGATACCATATATACTGACCAGCCTCCGCCTGGCTATCGGTGTCGCCTGGATAGTGCTGGTTCCAGTAGAATTCTTAGGGATTTCAAGTGGCCTTGGTTATATTATCAATGATGCCAGAGACACCATGGAATATGACAGGTTGATGGCAATTGTCTTAGCAATCGGGGTGATAGGATTTATTCTGGACGGCACAATCCAGCTTATTCAAAAACTCTTTCACTGGACCTGGGTTAATTAA